One stretch of Enoplosus armatus isolate fEnoArm2 chromosome 1, fEnoArm2.hap1, whole genome shotgun sequence DNA includes these proteins:
- the LOC139287612 gene encoding fibulin-7, with translation MFASTAIVITLLCFCSLHPTFGQDCPSRQEIQGSLKQVQKLLSAHEASYLQSLRNLKKKINLLQSNAGKQTTRAINSTCPKLEAPINGRKLGKSHSVGHELHFLCDPGYELVGTESRVCQESLTWSGQQTTCRDINECASSPCMNGGTCVDEVNQFSCVCAKGWSGATCQSPVPTFFVTMTNTSAATAAAATLPAATTGPFVRPSRCTIVQGTTHCTCEPGYTISGRDSNTCTDIDECELFHNGQAGKLCLHACVNTPGGYRCSCPVGYNSTRDGRSCKDIDECATRQNNCTKDQVCINTYDGFQCVRVDCPKIAHATYVKTSPMRCERNPCPVDNKACSQAPNSFSYHYLAVVSNLSAPRVMFRVSALRPVGDTLRFSLLGGKQARRHFTVQRSDRLTGQLMLVSPVQGPAALEAEVEMSELERRVQLGRYITKVTMFVSQYEF, from the exons ATGTTTGCGTCAACTGCGATTGTCATCACcttgctgtgtttctgctcgCTCCATCCTACTTTTGGACAG GACTGTCCTAGTAGACAGGAAATACAAGGCTCTCTGAAGCAGGTCCAGAAGCTTCTCTCAGCCCATGAAGCTTCGTACTTGCAGAGTCTTCGcaacctgaagaagaaaataaacctGTTGCAGAGCAACGCAGGGAAGCAGACCACAAGAGCCATCAACA GTACCTGCCCAAAACTGGAGGCCCCCATCAATGGAAGGAAACTTGGCAAGTCACACAGCGTGGGCCACGAGCTTCACTTTCTGTGTGACCCTGGTTACGAACTTGTGGGAACAGAGAGCAGGGTTTGTCAGGAAAGCCTGACCTGGAGCGGCCAGCAGACGACCTGCCGAG ACATCAATGAGTGTGCGTCCTCTCCGTGCATGAATGGTGGGACATGTGTGGATGAAGTGAACCAGTTCTCTTGTGTCTGTGCCAAAGGCTGGTCTGGAGCCACCTGTCAGAGTCCCGTGCCAACAT TCTTTGTCACCATGACAAACACCTCCGCagccaccgctgctgctgctacctTGCCTGCTGCCACCACTGGGCCCTTTGTTCGTCCATCACGTTGCACTATAGTGCAGGGGACCACCCACTGCACCTGTGAACCCGGATACACCATCTCTGGCAGGGACAGCAACACTTGCACTG ATATAGATGAATGTGAGCTGTTCCATAATGGCCAGGCTGGGaaactgtgtttacatgcttgtGTTAACACCCCTGGGGGCTACCGCTGTTCCTGTCCTGTCGGATACAATTCAACCCGCGATGGACGCAGCTGTAAAG ACATTGATGAGTGTGCCACCAGACAGAACAACTGCACAAAGGACCAGGTGTGCATTAACACGTACGATGGTTTCCAGTGTGTCCGTGTGGACTGCCCCAAAATCGCTCATGCAACATATGTCAAGACGTCACCTAT GCGTTGTGAACGTAACCCCTGTCCTGTGGACAACAAGGCATGTTCTCAGGCCCCGAACTCCTTCTCCTACCATTACCTGGCTGTCGTGTCCAACCTGTCAGCTCCTCGCGTCATGTTCAGGGTCTCAGCATTACGTCCTGTGGGTGACACACTTCGCTTCTCCCTGCTGGGGGGAAAGCAAGCTCGGCGCCACTTCACGGTCCAGCGTTCAGACCGTCTGACAGGTCAGCTGATGCTGGTGAGCCCCGTGCAGGGTCCTGCCGCGCTGGAGGCGGAAGTGGAGATGAGCGAGCTGGAGAGACGAGTCCAGCTGGGGAGGTACATCACCAAAGTCACCATGTTTGTTTCCCAGTATGAGTTCTAG